A window of the Desulforapulum autotrophicum HRM2 genome harbors these coding sequences:
- a CDS encoding ferredoxin, translated as MKVKVTEQCMGDRHCNELCAEVFEYDEDQLRSTVKFDVIPKHLEGIVRQAAAECGADAIEIIED; from the coding sequence ATGAAAGTTAAGGTTACTGAACAGTGCATGGGCGACAGACACTGCAACGAACTCTGTGCAGAGGTGTTTGAGTATGATGAGGATCAGCTTCGTTCCACGGTTAAATTTGACGTAATCCCAAAACATCTGGAAGGGATTGTTCGCCAGGCGGCTGCTGAGTGCGGGGCCGACGCCATTGAAATCATAGAAGATTAA
- a CDS encoding FAD-dependent oxidoreductase, with amino-acid sequence MKKPTKTKSLVMTAIAAMVVCFYLFDLKAYVSLDFMRESLNAFQAYYVNHRVATIMAYMAVYIAMAALSLPGAVMLTLLGGALFGTLLGTVLVSFASTIGATLAFLVSRFLFREAVQRRFKEKLDAINRGVEQDGGFYLFTLRLVPVFPFFIINLVMGVTPISLPLYYGASQIGMLPATFVYVNAGTQLAGLESIQGILSFNLLAAFALLGILPLVAKKVTAMVQARKQLAPYPRPKQFMYNLVVIGAGSAGLVSSYIAATVRAKVALVEADKMGGDCLNTGCVPSKALIRSAKIMAQAARAQTYGFEKADITFDFSKVMERVHDIIRTVEPHDSVERYTQLGVTCIKGRARVISPWEVEVNGSRLTTRSIVIATGARPMVPDIPGLSTVDYLTSDTVWQLTTLPRRLLVLGGGPIGCELSQAFARLGSTVTLVQRGPRILNREDPEVSELIRQTFKHEGVQVLTDHSAREIIHTDQGSVLVCDHGGVDKKIEFDTILIALGRVANTQGMGLKTLGLEMSDTGKIKAGNFMETNFPNIFCAGDVAGPYQFTHVAAHQSWYATVNALFGMFKRFRVDYSVIPWATYTDPEVARVGLNENEAKQRKIDHEVTVYKIEDLDRAITDSEARGFVKVITPPGKDRILGVTIVGSHAGDTIAEFVLAMRHGLGLNKILGTIHIYPTMAEANKYAAGQWKKAHAPEKILAWVRRLHDFLRT; translated from the coding sequence ATGAAAAAACCCACTAAAACCAAAAGCCTGGTAATGACTGCCATTGCAGCAATGGTGGTCTGTTTTTATCTTTTTGATCTTAAAGCATATGTTTCCCTCGATTTCATGCGCGAAAGCCTTAATGCCTTCCAGGCCTATTACGTCAACCACCGGGTTGCAACCATAATGGCCTACATGGCGGTCTACATAGCCATGGCAGCCCTGTCCCTGCCCGGGGCCGTCATGCTCACCCTGCTGGGCGGCGCTTTGTTCGGCACCCTCCTGGGAACGGTTCTGGTGTCGTTTGCCAGCACCATCGGCGCAACCCTTGCGTTCCTGGTCTCACGATTTCTGTTCCGGGAGGCCGTACAGCGACGATTCAAGGAAAAACTTGACGCCATCAACCGAGGGGTGGAACAAGACGGCGGTTTTTATCTGTTCACCCTTCGCCTGGTACCTGTTTTTCCCTTTTTCATCATCAACCTTGTCATGGGCGTGACACCGATTTCTCTGCCCCTCTATTACGGTGCAAGCCAGATCGGAATGCTGCCGGCAACCTTTGTTTATGTCAATGCAGGCACCCAGCTTGCCGGGCTTGAATCCATCCAGGGCATTCTATCGTTCAACCTCCTGGCAGCCTTTGCCCTGCTCGGCATCTTACCCCTGGTTGCCAAAAAAGTCACAGCCATGGTCCAGGCAAGAAAACAGCTGGCCCCATACCCACGGCCCAAACAATTCATGTACAACCTTGTGGTGATCGGGGCAGGATCTGCAGGGCTTGTATCCTCGTACATTGCCGCAACGGTCAGGGCTAAAGTGGCCCTGGTCGAGGCGGACAAAATGGGCGGAGACTGCCTGAACACGGGATGTGTCCCCAGCAAAGCACTCATCCGAAGCGCAAAAATAATGGCCCAGGCAGCAAGGGCCCAGACCTACGGTTTTGAAAAGGCAGACATCACCTTTGACTTTTCCAAGGTCATGGAACGGGTCCATGATATCATCAGAACCGTTGAACCCCACGATTCTGTGGAACGCTACACCCAGCTTGGCGTGACATGCATCAAGGGAAGGGCCAGGGTGATCTCACCCTGGGAGGTTGAGGTCAATGGCTCCCGTCTCACCACAAGAAGCATTGTCATTGCAACGGGAGCCCGGCCCATGGTGCCGGATATCCCAGGGCTTTCAACCGTTGACTATCTCACATCGGACACAGTCTGGCAGCTCACAACCCTTCCCAGACGACTCCTGGTCCTCGGCGGCGGCCCCATTGGATGCGAACTCTCCCAGGCATTTGCCCGGCTTGGCTCAACCGTGACCCTGGTCCAGAGGGGCCCCCGGATACTCAACCGGGAAGATCCCGAGGTGTCTGAACTGATCAGGCAGACATTTAAACACGAAGGTGTTCAGGTACTCACAGACCATTCAGCCAGAGAAATCATCCACACAGACCAGGGATCTGTCCTGGTCTGCGACCATGGAGGTGTGGACAAAAAAATTGAGTTTGACACCATTCTCATTGCCCTGGGACGGGTAGCCAATACCCAGGGAATGGGCCTTAAAACCCTTGGGCTGGAGATGTCAGACACAGGAAAAATCAAGGCCGGAAATTTCATGGAAACCAATTTTCCCAATATCTTTTGCGCCGGTGACGTGGCAGGCCCCTATCAGTTTACCCATGTTGCGGCCCATCAGTCCTGGTATGCAACCGTCAATGCCCTGTTTGGGATGTTCAAACGATTCCGGGTGGATTACAGCGTTATCCCCTGGGCCACCTACACAGACCCTGAGGTGGCCCGGGTGGGCTTGAATGAAAACGAGGCAAAGCAACGAAAAATCGACCATGAGGTCACTGTTTACAAAATCGAAGATCTGGACAGGGCCATCACCGATTCCGAGGCCCGGGGATTTGTAAAGGTCATCACACCCCCTGGCAAGGACAGGATTCTGGGCGTCACCATTGTGGGCAGTCATGCTGGTGACACCATTGCCGAGTTTGTTCTGGCCATGCGACACGGTCTCGGGCTCAACAAAATTCTTGGAACTATCCACATCTACCCGACCATGGCCGAAGCCAACAAATATGCGGCAGGCCAGTGGAAAAAGGCCCATGCACCCGAAAAAATCCTTGCCTGGGTCAGGCGGCTCCATGATTTTTTGCGCACCTGA
- a CDS encoding alpha/beta fold hydrolase has product METLKIDRFEFLAAPWPMDTDKQTLILVHGAGMNCHSWEPQVAGLSPHFNTLALNLPGRGTSLGKANASIEQNVDFLVEFIDKNQIKMPIVCGISMGGAVVLSLLARNLDNIKSGIVINSGARLRVNTMLLKSIQKNYTRYLSTLGQFALSPKNNSPELIDALGPTMVQDPGTTLKDFMACNSFNLMDDLHRITRPVLILTASDDVLTPAKYGEHLESTITDARRHSIADAGHLSPMERPDAVNQEIKRFINHP; this is encoded by the coding sequence ATGGAAACGCTGAAAATCGACAGGTTTGAATTCCTGGCAGCCCCATGGCCCATGGACACAGACAAACAGACCCTCATCCTTGTCCATGGGGCAGGTATGAACTGCCATTCCTGGGAGCCCCAGGTAGCAGGCCTCTCACCCCATTTCAACACCCTGGCCCTGAACCTTCCCGGCCGTGGCACCTCCCTTGGGAAGGCAAATGCATCCATTGAACAGAATGTGGACTTCCTTGTTGAGTTCATAGACAAAAACCAGATTAAGATGCCCATTGTCTGCGGCATCTCCATGGGCGGCGCCGTGGTACTCTCCCTGCTTGCCCGAAACCTCGACAACATCAAATCCGGTATTGTCATAAATTCCGGGGCAAGGCTGCGGGTCAACACCATGCTCTTGAAATCCATCCAAAAGAATTACACCCGATATCTCAGCACCCTGGGTCAGTTTGCCCTGTCACCGAAAAACAACTCGCCTGAACTCATTGACGCCCTTGGTCCAACCATGGTCCAGGACCCTGGGACAACCCTCAAAGACTTCATGGCATGCAACAGCTTTAACCTGATGGACGATCTCCATCGCATCACCAGGCCGGTCCTTATTTTAACGGCATCCGACGATGTCCTCACCCCGGCAAAATATGGAGAGCATCTGGAATCAACCATTACCGATGCCCGGCGCCACAGCATTGCAGATGCAGGGCATCTTTCTCCCATGGAACGCCCAGACGCCGTAAACCAGGAAATTAAAAGGTTCATCAATCACCCATGA
- a CDS encoding radical SAM protein, translating to MFIEKNRRECGDTYDAMRWLTRDQAVAAKGKREQILDSIFRTGDRAQWRFAQTKPHTGELSPGCRLCGEGAWSCLFVNNLCNASCFYCPSAQKHRSIPGTGNLEFNAPEAYADYVSAFDIKGVSFSGGEPTLSFDRVVRFLKTLRHRSGNSLYIWMYTNGILITEDKLKILRDEGLDEIRFDIGAVRYNLEKVRMAVGIIPRVTVEIPAVPEDVETLKRVVRDLDAMGVNFLNLHQLRCTGFNREKFIQRNYTFVHGPGVAVLETELAALEIMAYTLEHRISLPVNYCSFIYRHQFQGAGSRRRNALMVKKGYEDVTRTGYLRSMALLGTSEAIANMDQRLILAGCDPQLWQVSQNRDRLLFSSVLWEYLDFSGLSLAVRYVNTSLRQAISYRHPFQEIRLNPRQKVFIERQIQPGEVILTPAMIGPFFDRFIGETTMDAPMDKQDALAGAAEFEHFRPGLLAYV from the coding sequence ATGTTTATCGAAAAAAATCGCCGGGAATGCGGGGACACCTATGATGCCATGCGCTGGCTGACCCGTGATCAAGCCGTTGCGGCCAAAGGAAAACGGGAGCAAATCCTTGATTCGATCTTCAGGACCGGTGACCGTGCCCAATGGCGGTTTGCCCAGACAAAACCCCATACCGGTGAGCTTTCCCCGGGGTGCCGACTCTGTGGCGAAGGGGCATGGTCCTGTCTTTTTGTCAATAATCTGTGCAATGCCAGCTGTTTTTACTGTCCGTCGGCCCAGAAACATAGGTCGATTCCCGGCACGGGCAACCTTGAATTCAATGCGCCTGAAGCCTATGCGGATTATGTGTCAGCCTTTGACATAAAGGGGGTTAGTTTCAGCGGCGGAGAGCCCACCCTCTCGTTTGACCGGGTGGTTCGTTTTTTAAAGACCCTGCGGCACCGCAGCGGAAACTCCCTGTACATCTGGATGTACACCAACGGCATCCTCATTACCGAAGATAAGCTGAAAATTCTGAGGGACGAGGGACTTGACGAGATCCGTTTTGACATTGGCGCTGTCCGTTACAACCTTGAAAAGGTAAGGATGGCCGTTGGCATCATTCCCCGGGTGACCGTGGAGATCCCGGCGGTGCCAGAAGATGTTGAAACCCTGAAAAGGGTGGTCAGGGACCTTGACGCCATGGGGGTGAACTTTCTCAACCTTCACCAGCTGCGCTGCACCGGTTTCAACCGGGAGAAATTTATCCAGAGGAACTACACCTTTGTCCACGGACCGGGTGTGGCCGTACTTGAAACCGAGCTTGCCGCCCTTGAGATCATGGCCTATACCCTTGAGCACAGGATCAGTCTTCCTGTGAATTACTGTTCGTTTATCTACCGGCACCAGTTCCAGGGGGCAGGCAGCCGCAGGCGAAACGCCTTGATGGTTAAAAAGGGGTATGAGGATGTGACCCGGACAGGTTATCTCCGCTCCATGGCCCTTTTGGGTACAAGCGAGGCCATCGCAAACATGGATCAACGGTTGATCCTGGCCGGTTGTGACCCGCAGCTCTGGCAGGTGTCCCAGAACAGGGACCGGCTTTTGTTCTCGTCAGTCCTTTGGGAATACCTGGATTTTTCCGGTTTAAGTCTGGCAGTGCGGTATGTGAACACCAGCCTCAGGCAGGCCATCTCCTATCGACACCCCTTTCAGGAGATTCGACTCAACCCCAGGCAAAAGGTGTTCATTGAACGTCAGATTCAACCTGGGGAGGTTATTCTAACCCCCGCTATGATCGGGCCGTTTTTTGATCGATTTATCGGTGAAACCACCATGGATGCCCCCATGGACAAACAGGATGCCCTGGCGGGAGCTGCTGAATTTGAACATTTCAGGCCAGGGCTTTTGGCCTATGTTTAA
- a CDS encoding DUF2156 domain-containing protein, whose product MAQNLYQEQPLPSFKSVELQDRNTITSYTHAFGPMSCEYSFANLFAWRNIYDISWTLVHERLVIHDGVEGYTLMPIGPSMAPTELVELSLSLVAAGMPGDISLVPAEYVMAHPELNRDYTLVEDRDFDDYLYTTMALAELKGRKLHKKRNLVSQFNRQYPDARIKTLTPPVRALCLDLAEHLYQANATITRTVSEEHRAMNEAFNYFDALGLGGIAILVQGAVRAFAVFSPLNDTTYDIHFEKSDHEFKGVSQAINHATAVHLKEKCRLINREQDMGIPGLRRAKLSYGPQRLVTTLTLKLKQTGEAQQPTPDPR is encoded by the coding sequence ATGGCACAGAATCTTTATCAGGAACAACCACTTCCTTCTTTCAAATCCGTTGAACTCCAGGACAGGAATACCATAACCAGCTATACCCATGCATTTGGCCCAATGAGCTGTGAGTACAGCTTTGCGAACCTGTTCGCCTGGAGAAATATCTATGACATTTCCTGGACCCTTGTCCACGAACGACTTGTCATCCACGATGGGGTAGAAGGATACACCCTCATGCCCATTGGACCGTCCATGGCGCCCACCGAACTTGTCGAGCTGTCCCTGTCCCTTGTTGCAGCCGGAATGCCCGGCGACATATCACTTGTACCGGCAGAGTATGTCATGGCCCATCCCGAGTTAAACCGCGACTACACCCTTGTTGAGGACCGAGATTTTGACGACTACCTCTACACGACAATGGCCCTTGCAGAACTCAAGGGAAGAAAACTGCACAAAAAGCGCAACCTTGTATCCCAGTTCAACAGGCAATATCCCGATGCCCGGATCAAGACGTTGACACCGCCGGTGAGAGCCCTTTGCCTTGACCTTGCTGAACATCTTTACCAGGCGAATGCCACCATCACCCGCACTGTTTCAGAAGAGCACCGGGCAATGAACGAGGCGTTCAACTATTTTGATGCCCTTGGCCTTGGGGGAATCGCCATCCTTGTCCAAGGCGCTGTCAGGGCCTTTGCCGTGTTCAGCCCCCTGAATGACACCACCTACGACATTCACTTTGAAAAATCAGACCATGAGTTCAAGGGTGTGTCCCAGGCCATCAACCATGCTACCGCCGTCCATCTCAAAGAAAAATGCCGCCTGATCAACCGGGAGCAGGACATGGGCATTCCAGGGCTCAGGCGGGCAAAGCTCTCCTATGGGCCCCAGAGGCTTGTCACAACCCTTACCTTAAAGCTGAAGCAAACCGGGGAGGCCCAACAACCAACGCCTGACCCCCGTTAA
- the speE gene encoding spermidine synthase, translating to MNTIMNGWFSEICPMWRGMALSVEIEETLYSAASKFQQIDLYMTKTYGKMLVLDNIIQLTERDEFAYHEMMAHVPLFAHPNPEKVLVIGGGDGGILREVARHECVRQIDFCEIDPDVIAVAKRFLPTTAKGFDDPRVTVHIGDGNAFVNARKKSYDVIIVDSSDPIGPGKALFELPFYKALKAALKDGGVVATQGESFFIHTECVDNLTDITQQLFPVQAYAYMLVPSYPGGHLGICLASLGPKLTVPARPIPQEIQQMLDYYSPEIHQASFVLPHFMTKRSKEPFAPPRTKQAPDGQESPVEIRIVQSAPPLEIMALYKDAGWWKQAYDSDTSFLDTLVQSSACFAAAFDHGTMVGMGRALSDGMSDAYIQDMVVLKQYQRQGIGQRIVRALVDRLTEQGVDWIGLISTPGNQSFYKGMGFKPMENHTPFEFKG from the coding sequence ATGAATACGATAATGAACGGATGGTTTTCCGAAATCTGCCCCATGTGGCGGGGTATGGCCCTTTCCGTTGAAATTGAGGAAACCCTCTACTCTGCTGCAAGCAAGTTTCAGCAAATAGACCTGTACATGACTAAAACCTATGGAAAAATGCTTGTACTGGACAACATCATCCAACTCACGGAAAGGGATGAATTTGCCTACCATGAGATGATGGCCCATGTTCCCCTGTTCGCCCATCCAAACCCGGAAAAGGTGCTCGTGATAGGGGGTGGCGACGGCGGCATACTCAGGGAAGTTGCCCGCCATGAATGTGTCCGACAGATTGATTTTTGCGAGATTGATCCCGATGTAATCGCCGTTGCCAAACGTTTTTTACCAACCACGGCAAAGGGATTTGACGACCCACGGGTGACGGTTCACATTGGAGACGGCAACGCCTTTGTCAACGCCCGAAAAAAAAGTTACGACGTCATCATTGTTGACTCCTCAGACCCCATCGGTCCTGGCAAAGCCTTGTTTGAACTGCCGTTTTACAAGGCTCTCAAGGCTGCACTCAAAGACGGCGGCGTTGTTGCAACCCAGGGGGAATCATTTTTTATTCACACTGAGTGCGTCGACAACCTCACGGACATCACCCAACAGCTCTTTCCGGTCCAGGCTTACGCATACATGCTGGTCCCCTCCTATCCGGGCGGCCATCTCGGCATCTGCCTTGCCTCCCTTGGACCAAAATTGACGGTACCCGCAAGGCCCATCCCACAGGAAATTCAGCAGATGCTTGACTACTATTCACCGGAAATCCATCAAGCATCGTTTGTTCTGCCCCACTTCATGACCAAACGTTCCAAAGAACCATTTGCACCACCCCGGACAAAACAAGCCCCTGACGGACAGGAGTCCCCAGTTGAGATAAGAATCGTCCAGAGCGCCCCCCCCCTTGAGATCATGGCCCTTTACAAGGATGCCGGATGGTGGAAACAAGCCTATGACAGCGACACCTCGTTTCTGGACACCCTAGTCCAGAGTTCAGCCTGTTTTGCCGCAGCCTTTGACCATGGCACCATGGTCGGCATGGGCCGTGCCCTTTCCGACGGGATGAGCGATGCCTATATCCAGGACATGGTGGTTCTCAAACAATATCAACGACAGGGTATCGGCCAACGCATTGTCCGTGCACTCGTGGATCGTCTGACAGAACAAGGGGTTGACTGGATTGGCCTCATCTCCACCCCGGGCAACCAGAGTTTTTACAAGGGCATGGGATTTAAACCCATGGAGAACCACACCCCCTTTGAATTCAAAGGATAA
- the speD gene encoding adenosylmethionine decarboxylase, with product MLDNDITPRHHTDKELFALGRQLTIEYYDCAPGALLDPVEIETAFLKAADESHATVITSSFHKFEPQGVSGVVIIAESHFTVHAWPEHNYAAVDIFTCGDSIDIKRAVDSLTLSLGSAHVVVSSDRNRGLIPYGPRKKTVDKIIDTPGLYPISWKQEVEQKAPWGVLTSVDLYECDPDLLEDETRISQFVHDMCNLMAPDSPDGDCGVTFFGKETDVSGFTMTLPKSTALVSGIISRASSAAYIDLFSCNFYEPRQVAEASLAWFKASNYKLHLALRQ from the coding sequence ATGTTAGACAACGATATAACTCCCAGACACCACACAGACAAAGAGTTGTTTGCCCTTGGTCGCCAGCTTACCATAGAATATTACGATTGTGCCCCGGGTGCACTGCTGGATCCCGTTGAAATTGAAACCGCCTTTTTAAAGGCTGCCGATGAGAGCCATGCAACGGTGATCACTTCCTCGTTTCACAAATTTGAACCCCAGGGCGTCAGCGGAGTCGTCATCATTGCTGAATCCCACTTCACCGTCCATGCCTGGCCCGAGCACAATTATGCAGCCGTGGACATCTTTACCTGCGGCGACAGCATTGACATCAAACGAGCCGTGGATTCGCTTACCCTTTCCCTTGGTTCAGCCCATGTGGTTGTCTCGTCCGACCGAAACCGGGGACTCATCCCCTATGGACCCAGAAAAAAAACCGTGGATAAAATAATTGACACACCGGGTCTCTACCCCATCTCATGGAAACAGGAGGTCGAACAAAAGGCTCCCTGGGGGGTTCTCACCTCGGTGGATCTATACGAATGCGATCCAGACCTGCTTGAAGATGAAACCCGCATCAGCCAATTTGTCCATGACATGTGCAACCTCATGGCACCGGACAGCCCAGACGGTGATTGCGGCGTCACTTTTTTTGGCAAGGAAACCGATGTTTCCGGATTCACCATGACCCTTCCCAAGTCAACGGCCCTGGTTTCAGGCATTATTTCCAGGGCGTCCAGCGCAGCCTACATCGATCTGTTCTCCTGCAACTTCTATGAGCCCCGCCAGGTTGCCGAAGCCTCCCTTGCCTGGTTCAAGGCCTCAAACTACAAGCTGCACCTTGCCCTGCGGCAATAA
- a CDS encoding enoyl-CoA hydratase/isomerase family protein, protein MLETQIEDQTLIATLVNGKTNAITRKTLDRLKAAVEQVKTDETIKGLVLTGSGRFFSSGFDLNTFMGFETLDQAVKFITYADEVLLDLFLCPKPVVCAMNGHSAAGGLILAMASDYRIITDHPKIKVGMSEIKIGVPLSPAQSAVMRFGLDSDKRFRDVMYFGEMIDVKTALDREMVDKIVPADELIKTAKAIVSLWIDTPARPFCRLKEELRMETGSHIRARLEDTGWHHALDCFSKKEVRDTLAFVQSTME, encoded by the coding sequence ATGCTTGAAACTCAAATTGAGGATCAGACGCTCATTGCAACGCTGGTCAACGGCAAAACCAACGCCATCACCCGGAAGACCCTGGACCGGCTCAAGGCCGCCGTGGAACAGGTCAAAACCGACGAAACCATCAAGGGTCTTGTCCTCACGGGCAGCGGGCGGTTCTTTTCCAGCGGATTTGATCTCAACACCTTTATGGGGTTTGAGACGCTGGACCAGGCCGTTAAATTTATCACCTATGCCGACGAGGTCCTTCTGGACCTGTTTCTCTGCCCCAAACCTGTGGTATGCGCCATGAACGGCCATTCAGCCGCAGGCGGACTGATCCTGGCCATGGCTTCGGATTACAGAATCATCACTGACCATCCTAAAATCAAGGTCGGCATGTCAGAAATCAAGATCGGGGTTCCCCTTTCCCCTGCCCAGAGTGCTGTCATGCGGTTTGGACTGGACAGTGACAAGCGGTTCAGGGATGTCATGTACTTTGGCGAGATGATCGATGTAAAAACAGCCCTGGACCGGGAAATGGTTGATAAAATTGTACCGGCAGACGAACTGATTAAAACAGCCAAAGCCATTGTCTCCCTGTGGATCGACACCCCGGCACGCCCCTTCTGCCGTCTCAAGGAAGAGCTTAGAATGGAGACGGGTAGTCATATCAGAGCAAGACTTGAAGACACGGGCTGGCACCATGCCCTGGACTGCTTTTCAAAAAAAGAAGTCCGGGATACCCTGGCCTTTGTCCAGTCTACCATGGAATAA
- a CDS encoding sodium ion-translocating decarboxylase subunit beta, which yields METLFLDFFHNTGFFLCDYRNLIMIIVGMIFIYLGIAKDYEPLLLVPIGFGMLMGNIPVFKGLGLGIYETNSVLHYLYFGVTQGVYPPLIFLGIGAMTDFSTLLARPVLMLLGAAAQTGIFITFLGALALGFEPNEAASIGIIGGANGPTAIFLTAKLAPTLIGPIAVAAYSYMALVPVIQPPIMRLLTTRKERLIRMEEPREVTKRERILFPIIAFLLCCFLAPAALPLLGMLCFGNLLKEAVVTERLAVTARTAIIDSVTILLGVTVGASTQGDVFLTTKSVGIFFLGALSFCIATACGLLFAKFMNLFLKEKINPLLGAAGVSAVPDSARVVQIVGQREDPTNFLLMHAMAPNISGVIGSAIAAGVLWSFMS from the coding sequence ATGGAGACTCTTTTTTTAGATTTTTTTCACAACACAGGTTTCTTTTTGTGTGACTACCGCAACCTGATCATGATCATAGTGGGAATGATTTTCATCTATCTTGGTATTGCAAAGGATTATGAACCTTTGCTGCTGGTTCCCATCGGGTTCGGCATGCTTATGGGAAATATTCCCGTATTCAAAGGTTTAGGACTTGGCATCTATGAAACAAACAGTGTGCTTCACTATCTCTACTTTGGTGTCACCCAGGGGGTCTACCCGCCCCTGATCTTCCTTGGCATCGGTGCCATGACCGATTTTTCCACTTTACTGGCTCGGCCGGTGCTCATGCTCCTCGGTGCCGCGGCCCAGACAGGTATCTTCATCACCTTTCTCGGGGCGCTGGCCCTGGGTTTTGAACCCAACGAGGCGGCATCCATCGGTATTATCGGCGGTGCAAACGGACCCACGGCCATCTTTCTCACGGCAAAACTTGCCCCCACACTCATCGGGCCCATTGCCGTTGCCGCCTACTCATACATGGCCCTTGTTCCCGTAATCCAGCCGCCGATCATGAGGCTTCTGACCACCAGGAAAGAGCGACTCATCCGCATGGAAGAGCCCCGGGAAGTGACCAAACGGGAACGAATTCTCTTTCCCATCATCGCCTTTCTGCTCTGCTGCTTTCTGGCCCCTGCGGCCCTGCCCCTCCTGGGGATGCTCTGCTTCGGAAACCTGTTAAAGGAAGCCGTTGTGACCGAAAGGCTTGCCGTGACGGCCAGGACAGCCATTATTGACTCGGTAACCATCCTGCTTGGTGTAACCGTGGGTGCCAGCACCCAGGGCGACGTCTTTCTCACCACCAAATCCGTGGGTATCTTTTTCCTTGGTGCCCTCTCGTTCTGCATTGCAACTGCATGCGGGCTTCTCTTTGCAAAATTCATGAACCTGTTTCTCAAGGAAAAAATAAACCCCCTTCTGGGTGCCGCAGGCGTATCCGCCGTACCCGATTCCGCCAGGGTGGTTCAAATCGTGGGTCAGAGGGAGGATCCCACAAATTTCCTGCTCATGCACGCCATGGCACCAAACATATCCGGGGTCATCGGTTCTGCCATTGCAGCAGGCGTTCTCTGGAGCTTCATGTCCTGA
- a CDS encoding OadG family protein — protein MYGIEAIAANNGWAISVVGISIVFTGLVLLALSISRIHKLLGIWDNRGNIQLFKKKPPKTTEPLPPPFTEREKGSARQFHLLIQTMDDHFSLQQLLHLAEISGLERPHSNLSRLIKTKIITPDLHGLYLFDKETFNRFIF, from the coding sequence TTGTACGGTATAGAAGCTATTGCGGCAAACAACGGATGGGCGATCTCTGTGGTGGGCATATCCATCGTCTTTACAGGCCTTGTACTCCTTGCCCTGTCCATTTCCCGGATACATAAACTCCTGGGCATCTGGGACAACCGGGGCAATATCCAGTTGTTCAAAAAAAAGCCCCCCAAGACCACGGAACCATTGCCCCCACCCTTTACTGAACGAGAAAAGGGATCGGCACGCCAGTTTCATCTTTTGATCCAGACCATGGACGATCATTTCTCCCTTCAGCAACTTCTCCATCTGGCAGAAATCAGCGGCCTTGAACGTCCCCATTCTAACCTGAGCAGACTGATTAAAACCAAAATCATCACGCCAGACCTTCACGGTCTTTATCTTTTTGACAAAGAGACGTTCAACAGGTTCATATTCTGA
- a CDS encoding cyclic nucleotide-binding domain-containing protein codes for MSQELELLKKNTIFSSLEPADLKHLGSLMEPFDVQEGETLANRGEEAARFFILASGTLLVAMDGGKALVMEHPGDFIAMEILSSKGKYTSTVKALEQGLVFAIQRNDFIALIQEDSPMADQIMYQWRIFLEDTAPFVEQEEATGFEYHY; via the coding sequence ATGTCTCAAGAATTGGAACTTCTGAAAAAAAACACTATTTTCAGCTCCCTTGAACCGGCCGATCTTAAACATCTGGGATCACTAATGGAGCCCTTTGACGTCCAAGAGGGAGAAACCCTTGCAAACAGGGGAGAGGAAGCTGCCCGGTTTTTTATCCTGGCTTCAGGCACCCTCCTCGTTGCCATGGATGGGGGCAAAGCCCTTGTTATGGAGCATCCCGGTGATTTCATCGCCATGGAGATCCTCTCATCCAAAGGAAAATACACAAGCACTGTCAAGGCCCTGGAACAGGGTCTGGTGTTTGCCATACAACGAAATGATTTCATTGCCCTGATCCAGGAAGATTCCCCCATGGCCGACCAGATCATGTATCAGTGGAGAATCTTTCTTGAAGATACGGCGCCGTTTGTGGAGCAGGAAGAGGCAACCGGGTTTGAGTATCATTATTAG